One Takifugu rubripes chromosome 19, fTakRub1.2, whole genome shotgun sequence genomic window carries:
- the ttll3 gene encoding tubulin monoglycylase TTLL3: protein MQPVSEGPITDEEVPVVKGRSRSSMPRLPPINAERMRMAKALVEKAVKLKKVFTVVGPYPVICQELRARGWVERPLSSTAQKAHRCHGNEMDCGDDEGLRAERDDGAVKVEKIDDMQALMSRMARKETTHFFWTSRRDEIDCRLLQHDQIINHYANAAAFATKVGLCLNLRNLRWFDAADPDTFFPRCYRLGAADEKQAFIEDFRRTACTSLLQHVVELSSYSRAGAKEEELRLSEDLCEHKHQFISAGVIDAALRVCQQYLSVLEHCDIDITIETPRDVNWGAFLQDYYKVVHDGVSIRGGGVFVERCQAMLRKLWEVCPQLGTDGLNNIWIIKPGAMSRGRGIMCKDRLDEILAVVDNDKSLNKERKWVVQKYLERPLLIHGTKFDLRQWFLVTDWNPLTVWFYKECYLRFSTQPFSTKILDSSVHLCNNSIQKHFEPARDRHPLVPEDNMWSCSQFRAFLHQQGRSAEWDSVTVPGMQKAIIRALQTAQEQVEPRKGSFELYGADFMLGRDLRPWLLEINVCPTMAQSTAVTAHLCPAVQIDTLKVVLDRRTDANAHTGGFQLICKQVPVEVPYSLGVNLAVEGAPLRPPRACRQTALTNLPHSDLTAQQLQKEHRSSSLESYKVSDSCQSGKKRKSKKKRGNKKRQMASTSPEKGPEQRGGDHKASCAGRSLRCTVYGQSSGESKRISQCLGLHDSKTALIPLNLSFSLSPHHSTLPSQRPLGQRSHISGSIPLPTPIQHHNRMSAPLHPRLRLPLPSLEVLPYHLM from the exons ATGCAGCCTGTGAGCGAAGGTCCGATCACCGACGAGGAGGTTCCAG tggtGAAGGGGAGGTCTCGCAGCAGCATGCCACGCCTACCGCCAATCAACGCAGAGAGGATGAGAATGGCTAAAGCTCTGGTGGAGAAAGCCGTAAAG CTGAAGAAGGTGTTCACGGTGGTCGGACCCTATCCTGTGATATGCCAAGAGTtgagggccaggggttgggtgGAACGGCCTTTGTCATCCACTGCACAGAAAGCCCatcgttgccatggcaatgagATGGACTGCGGTGATGATGAAGGGCTCCGCGCTG AAAGGGACGACGGAGCTGTGAAAGTGGAGAAAATTGATGACATGCAGGCCCTCATG TCTCGGATGGCGCGCAAGGAAACGACGCACTTCTTCTGGACGTCACGTCGGGATGAAATAGACTGCCGCCTCCTGCAGCACGATCAGATCATCAATCACTATGCAAATGCTGCGGCGTTTGCCACCAAG GTGGGGTTGTGCTTGAATCTGCGCAACCTTCGCTGGTTTGATGCAGCAGATCCCGACACTTTCTTCCCCCGGTGCTACAGGCTCGGTGCTGCTGATGAAAAACAAGCATTCATTG AGGACTTCAGGAGGACAGCATGCACCAGCCTGCTGCAGCACGTGGTCGAGCTGAGCAGCTACAGCAGAGCCGGCGCAAAGGAGGAGGAACTACGCCTCTCTGAAG ATCTTTGCGAACACAAGCATCAATTTATCAGCGCGGGAGTCATCGACGCAGCTCTGCGCGTGTGTCAACAgtatctcagtgttttagaACACTGCGACATTGACATTACCATAGAGACGCCCCGCGATGTCAACTGGGGGGCCTTTCTCCAGGACTACTACAAGGTTGTGCA tGATGGTGTGTCCATCAGGGGCGGCGGTGTGTTTGTGGAGCGCTGCCAGGCCATGTTACGGAAGCTGTGGGAGGTCTGTCCCCAGCTGGGCACAGACGGACTCAACAACATCTGGATCATCAAACCAGGCGCCATGTCGAGAGGACGGG GCATCATGTGCAAAGATCGTTTGGATGAGATTTTGGCTGTGGTGGATAACGACAAATCTCTGAACAAGGAGAGAAAGTGGGTGGTCCAGAAATACCTGGAGCGACCTTTGCTGATCCACGGCACCAAGTTCGACCTGCGTCAGTGGTTCCTCGTGACAGACTGGAACCCTTTGACCGTGTGGTTCTACAAGGAGTGCTACCTGAGGTTCTCCACTCAGCCGTTCTCCACAAAGATTCTGGACAG CTCCGTCCATCTGTGCAACAACTCCATCCAGAAGCACTTTGAGCCGGCCCGTGATCGCCACCCATTGGTGCCAGAGGACAATATGTGGTCCTGCTCTCAGTTTCGGGCTTTTCTGCATCAGCAGGGCCGCAGCGCAGAGTGGGACTCGGTGACGGTGCCGGGCATGCAGAAGGCGATAATCCGAGCCCTGCAGACGGCCCAGGAGCAGGTGGAACCCCGCAAGGGCAGCTTTGAGCTCTATGGGGCCGACTTCATGCTGGGCAGAGATCTGAGGCCTTGGCTTCTAGAGATAAATGTATGCCCCACTATGGCACAGTCCACGGCTGTGACGGCTCACCTCTGCCCCGCAGTGCAGATCGACACACTCAAGGTTGTGCTGGACCGGCGGACTGATGCCAACGCGCACACAGGAGGCTTCCAGTTAATCTGTAAACAG GTTCCCGTTGAAGTCCCTTATTCTCTGGGAGTGAACCTGGCAGTGGAAGGAGCCCCCTTAAGGCCACCGAGAGCGTGTAGACAGACTGCTCTCACCAACCTGCCCCATTCAGACCTGACAGCACAACAGCTTCAGAAAGAACACAGATCATCCAGTCTGGAGTCTTACAAAGTTTCTGATTCGTGTCAGTCAGgcaaaaagagaaagagcaagaaaaagagaggaaacaaaaagAGACAGATGGCATCCACATCCCCTGAGAAAGGACCGGAGCAAAGGGGAGGAGATCACAAGGCTTCCTGCGCTGGCAGGTCCCTTCGCTGCACCGTCTACGGACAGTCATCAGGGGAATCGAAAAGAATTTCACAGTGTTTGGGTCTCCACGACAGTAAAACAGCTCTGATTCCTTTgaatctttccttttctctgagCCCTCATCACAGCACGTTACCGAGTCAACGCCCATTGGGACAAAGGTCACACATCTCTGGATCCATCCCACTCCCGACTCCTATTCAACACCACAACAGGATGTCTGCACCGCTGCATCCTCGCCTCAggcttcccctcccctccttggAGGTCTTACCATACCATCTTATGTGA
- the LOC101063749 gene encoding class E basic helix-loop-helix protein 40-like has protein sequence MERIPSAQPPPLSKHQADLSDVQGMDFPMYVYKPRRGLKRGEENKETYKLPHRLIEKKRRDRINECIAQLKDLLPEHLKLTTLGHLEKAVVLELTLKHVKALTSLLEQQQQKILALQNGVQIEQPPVNQEKSEMFRSGFHMCAKEIHQYLVNHEADGDFTPSHVINHIQKVAAEVLQSPVRPCTPVSPRAEEAPAYRQHGPHKEMPANTPAKPGEGYGRNCVPVIQRAYAPTSSEQSGSDTDTDSGYGGELEKTESGAPQGRPVYYGQESQPKRSLSERQSSAIKQEDEEPRHKRPRAESLEDELLSSGESLSPPRGYGSYSVSPNHPPPSHPLCMPFYLIPPSAAAYLPMLEKSWYPGTVPILYPGMGGSSSAMPKERPSPPQLMLSPRGGSPAPAMSQTPMDSPTLLQALKQVPPLNLETKD, from the exons ATGGAGAGAATTCCGAGCGCGCAACCGCCTCCTCTGTCCAAACACCAGGCGGATCTGTCAGACGTCCAGGG aatggATTTCCCGATGTATGTTTATAAACCCAGGCGAGGGTTGAAGCGAGGAGAAGAGAACAAG GAGACCTACAAGCTGCCTCACAGGCTTATCGAGAAGAAAAGGCGTGACCGGATAAACGAGTGCATAGCTCAGCTGAAAGACTTACTGCCGGAGCACCTGAAACTCACG ACTCTGGGACATCTGGAGAAGGCCGTGGTCTTAGAGCTGACTCTGAAACACGTGAAAGCCCTCACCTCCCtcctggaacagcagcagcagaaaattcTGGCCCTGCAGAATGGCGTGCAAATCG AGCAGCCTCCTGTCAACCAGGAAAAGTCCGAGATGTTCCGCTCTGGCTTCCACATGTGCGCCAAGGAGATCCATCAGTATCTAGTCAACCACGAGGCTGACGGGGACTTCACACCGTCCCATGTGATTAACCACATTCAGAAAGTAGCTGCAGAGGTGCTGCAAAGTCCAGTCCGACCCTGCACCCCTGTCAGCCCCCGGGCTGAGGAGGCCCCCGCCTACCGCCAGCATGGGCCCCATAAGGAGATGCCTGCCAACACGCCTGCCAAACCTGGCGAAGGCTACGGAAGGAACTGTGTGCCTGTCATCCAGCGGGCGTATGCTCCGACGAGCAGCGAACAGAGCGGAAGTGATACGGATACAGACAGCGGTTACGggggagagctggagaagacGGAGTCCGGGGCCCCGCAGGGTCGCCCAGTCTACTATGGTCAGGAGAGCCAGCCAAAGCGATCCCTGAGTGAGAGACAGAGCTCTGCAATCaaacaggaggatgaggagccgCGCCACAAGCGACCTCGGGCTGAATCCTTGGAGGATGAGCTGCTCTCCAGTGGAGAGTCATTATCGCCCCCTAGGGGTTATGGCAGTTACAGCGTGTCCCCCAACCAcccacctccatcacatcccctcTGCATGCCTTTCTACCTCATTCcaccttctgctgcagcctaCCTGCCAATGCTAGAGAAGAGCTGGTACCCCGGCACCGTGCCCATACTCTACCCTGGCATGGGAGGCTCCTCCTCCGCCATGCCAAAAGAAAGACCATCTCCACCTCAGCTAATGTTGTCTCCCAGAGGAGGCTCTCCAgccccagccatgtctcagacACCTATGGATTCCCCAACCCTCCTTCAGGCTTTGAAGCAGGTGCCGCCTCTTAACCTGGAAACCAAAGACTGA